A genomic segment from Candidatus Korarchaeum cryptofilum OPF8 encodes:
- a CDS encoding DNA-3-methyladenine glycosylase — MRDVLERDFFRRRPDIVAMDLLGKVILNRRREAAGIIIEVEPYFGPEDPASRARKGGDLARTMGSEPCTALVYGVHRQWLLNIVAHEDGELGAVLMRGIIPIDPVAFKPSKPISGPGRVTKYLGVDKSYHKAFLCSYDGELQLRHGLSLDTSIIIRSRRVGVREDLPEPFNFKVRVEELLKILKS, encoded by the coding sequence ATGAGGGATGTCCTCGAGCGGGACTTCTTCCGGAGGAGGCCAGATATAGTCGCGATGGATCTGCTCGGCAAAGTCATCCTGAACAGGAGGAGGGAAGCTGCGGGCATAATAATCGAGGTGGAGCCTTACTTCGGCCCCGAGGATCCGGCATCCAGGGCTAGGAAGGGAGGTGATCTAGCTAGGACTATGGGAAGCGAACCTTGCACAGCCCTAGTTTACGGAGTCCACAGGCAGTGGCTCCTCAACATAGTCGCTCACGAGGATGGGGAGCTGGGGGCTGTGCTGATGAGAGGGATAATCCCCATAGATCCCGTGGCATTTAAGCCCTCGAAGCCTATATCGGGACCCGGACGCGTCACAAAATATTTGGGTGTGGATAAGAGCTATCATAAGGCTTTCTTATGCAGTTATGATGGAGAACTGCAGCTTAGGCATGGGCTGAGCCTTGATACTAGCATAATAATCAGATCTAGGAGGGTCGGGGTGAGGGAGGATCTCCCAGAGCCCTTCAACTTCAAGGTACGAGTAGAGGAGCTTTTGAAAATATTGAAGAGCTGA
- a CDS encoding KaiC domain-containing protein has protein sequence MDRLSTGIRKLDEMLEGGIPRGFLVAITGEPGTGKSILCQHFAWRGYEEGDKVIYVTTEESRNSILEQAELLGMDIRKGVEEGKVIVIDALLATDEWSLTSLDPEALVQKVIDAKKKLGYGRARLIIDSLSAFWLDKPAMARKYSYYIKKVFSKWDFTILATSQYAISTSEAFGFGIEHIADGIIRFRRSVKGGRLRRFLMIEKMRQTNHDLRMYEIEIIPGKGMEIIGPAEFSKEDYALPKKVMERIAEARRKSESEVP, from the coding sequence ATGGATAGGCTCTCGACTGGCATAAGGAAGCTGGATGAGATGCTGGAAGGCGGTATACCCAGGGGGTTCCTCGTCGCTATCACTGGAGAGCCCGGGACAGGGAAATCGATACTCTGCCAGCATTTCGCGTGGCGGGGATATGAGGAGGGGGATAAGGTCATATACGTGACTACGGAGGAATCGAGGAACTCGATATTGGAGCAAGCTGAACTCCTGGGTATGGACATCAGGAAGGGGGTTGAGGAGGGCAAGGTAATAGTGATAGATGCCCTCCTCGCTACCGATGAGTGGAGCCTGACCTCCCTCGATCCGGAGGCATTAGTCCAGAAGGTAATAGATGCGAAGAAGAAGCTGGGATATGGGAGGGCCAGGCTCATAATAGATTCCCTGAGCGCTTTCTGGTTGGATAAGCCAGCTATGGCGAGGAAGTACAGTTATTACATAAAGAAGGTCTTCAGCAAGTGGGATTTCACTATATTGGCCACTTCCCAATACGCTATATCCACTTCTGAGGCATTCGGTTTCGGGATAGAGCATATAGCGGATGGCATAATAAGGTTCAGGAGGTCCGTCAAGGGAGGGAGGCTGAGGAGGTTCCTCATGATAGAGAAGATGAGGCAGACCAATCACGATCTCAGGATGTACGAGATAGAGATAATTCCGGGGAAGGGGATGGAGATAATAGGTCCAGCTGAATTCTCCAAGGAGGATTATGCCCTCCCAAAGAAGGTAATGGAGAGGATAGCTGAAGCCAGGAGGAAGAGCGAGTCCGAGGTGCCGTAA